One Campylobacter concisus DNA window includes the following coding sequences:
- a CDS encoding N-acetylneuraminate synthase family protein — protein sequence MILKKLDKPYVIAEIGCNHNGDTNIGLKMIKAVKDCGADAVKFQYFTKDNLFTNDYLDELDSGKVKLENVDKWEDKELGLTNIREQISAFTNSEKQLLIFRNYCNEIKIDFGCTPVDVDGVKFLSSIKSDFIKISSMDANNLEIIDACIDTNLPIIISTGMATLQDIDKIYNLFLQREYSNFSILHCVSIYPPRDEIVNLNFIDTLKSVYDCEIGYSDHSLGFSLPIAAIAKGCKIIEKHFTLDKNMPGWDHMVSADENDLSIICREGSKVFRSLGSKYKILSEDEKEKRKKFRRSMVARCDLGSGHILTKDDFVYKRPGTGISPDKAMFFIGKKLVKDIEKDKTIFESDFS from the coding sequence ATGATATTAAAAAAGCTAGATAAACCATATGTAATAGCCGAAATTGGATGTAATCATAATGGTGACACAAATATTGGTTTAAAAATGATAAAGGCCGTAAAAGATTGTGGAGCAGATGCTGTTAAATTTCAATATTTTACAAAAGATAATTTATTTACAAATGATTATTTAGATGAGCTAGATTCTGGTAAAGTTAAATTAGAAAATGTTGATAAATGGGAAGATAAAGAACTAGGATTAACTAATATAAGAGAGCAAATTAGTGCATTTACAAATAGTGAAAAACAATTATTGATTTTTAGAAATTATTGCAATGAAATAAAGATAGACTTTGGATGTACGCCTGTAGACGTAGATGGAGTTAAATTTCTATCAAGTATAAAAAGTGATTTTATAAAAATTTCTTCGATGGATGCAAATAATTTGGAAATAATAGATGCTTGTATAGATACAAATTTGCCCATAATTATTTCAACAGGAATGGCAACTTTGCAAGATATAGATAAGATTTATAATCTTTTTTTGCAAAGAGAATACTCAAATTTTTCGATATTGCATTGTGTTTCAATATATCCCCCAAGAGATGAGATTGTAAATTTAAATTTCATAGATACTTTAAAAAGTGTATACGATTGTGAAATAGGCTATTCTGATCATTCTTTGGGGTTTTCTTTACCAATTGCAGCTATAGCAAAAGGTTGTAAAATTATAGAAAAACATTTTACACTAGATAAAAATATGCCAGGCTGGGATCATATGGTTTCAGCGGATGAAAATGATTTAAGCATTATTTGCAGAGAAGGGAGCAAGGTGTTTAGATCATTGGGAAGTAAATATAAAATCTTATCAGAAGATGAAAAAGAAAAAAGAAAAAAATTTAGAAGAAGCATGGTTGCTAGGTGTGACTTAGGGAGTGGACATATATTAACAAAAGACGATTTTGTTTATAAAAGGCCAGGAACTGGGATATCTCCAGATAAGGCAATGTTTTTTATAGGAAAAAAACTTGTTAAAGATATAGAAAAAGATAAAACTATATTCGAAAGTGATTTTTCATGA
- a CDS encoding PIG-L deacetylase family protein, producing the protein MKNVVLVVAVHPDDETLGCGGTLLKHKTSGDEVHWLICTTIDKTNSYYKTREDELKRVADAYKFNSVNNLRLKTMQVDEYGMSSLIDKISNVINTIKPNIIYLPFKGDVHSDHRKIFEASYSCTKAFRYPFIKKIYMMETLSETEFAPSTKEDSFIPNTFVDVSAYFEKKIEIMKIFKSEISMHPFPRSERNLKSLATLRGATAGCEYAESFVLLKEIQ; encoded by the coding sequence ATGAAAAATGTAGTATTAGTTGTAGCGGTACATCCAGATGATGAAACATTAGGTTGCGGCGGAACACTGCTTAAACATAAGACGAGTGGCGATGAAGTGCATTGGCTTATTTGTACAACTATTGATAAAACAAATAGTTATTATAAAACAAGAGAAGATGAATTAAAAAGAGTTGCAGATGCTTACAAATTTAATAGCGTTAATAATTTAAGATTAAAAACTATGCAAGTCGATGAATATGGAATGAGTAGCCTCATAGACAAAATTTCTAATGTTATTAATACAATTAAACCAAATATTATATATCTTCCTTTTAAGGGAGATGTTCACAGCGACCATAGAAAAATTTTTGAAGCAAGCTATAGTTGCACAAAGGCATTTAGATATCCATTTATCAAAAAGATATATATGATGGAAACCCTAAGTGAAACAGAATTTGCGCCAAGTACTAAAGAAGATAGCTTTATACCAAATACATTTGTGGACGTAAGTGCATATTTTGAAAAAAAAATAGAAATAATGAAAATTTTTAAAAGCGAAATTTCTATGCATCCTTTTCCAAGAAGTGAGAGAAATTTAAAGTCATTGGCAACCTTAAGAGGAGCAACTGCTGGATGTGAATATGCTGAAAGCTTTGTGCTACTAAAAGAGATACAATGA
- a CDS encoding GNAT family N-acetyltransferase produces MSFNKLPIEEIKIGMSATYTQTITDADVKFFAGLSGDRNPVHMDEDYAKKSRFKKRIAHGMISASFFSALFGTKIPGEGCVYTRQSLNFKRPIYINDTVEAVVTVSSIDLEKRRVVFETICKVDGKLAIDGEAELYIPVEFGKILINDKNELLKYKEQILELFLHSFGHEIDENLWNWAYVDNPNGNPIVSLYFDNSKLVGHYAVIPIKFTHNQKTIDAVLSMTTMVDASYRKYGIFVEQANDVYDKAAEMGYKFVYGFPNKKSAPGFKKRLEWIIDDGMCVSSLSYDDLQQIKTKEHSSLISFDIEDEDNLNWRLNKPGCSYFRNGSNILKKFDDKVDIVFSGTNFSTLDRNGRYNLLLPIGFTIGNKEFDYIFGYKLFDFSLNGVDFKKDLIMSDIF; encoded by the coding sequence ATGAGTTTTAATAAATTACCAATTGAAGAAATAAAAATCGGAATGAGTGCTACCTACACACAAACTATAACCGATGCAGACGTTAAATTTTTTGCAGGCCTTTCTGGTGATAGGAATCCTGTTCATATGGACGAAGATTATGCAAAAAAATCTAGATTTAAAAAAAGAATAGCACATGGTATGATAAGCGCTTCTTTTTTCTCTGCACTATTTGGTACCAAAATCCCAGGAGAAGGCTGTGTGTATACCAGGCAGTCATTGAATTTTAAAAGACCTATATATATAAATGACACAGTTGAAGCCGTAGTTACTGTAAGTAGTATTGATTTAGAAAAAAGAAGAGTTGTTTTTGAGACTATTTGTAAAGTTGATGGCAAGCTTGCGATTGATGGGGAAGCAGAGCTTTATATCCCAGTTGAATTTGGTAAGATTCTTATTAATGACAAAAATGAATTATTGAAATATAAAGAACAGATTTTAGAGTTATTTTTACACTCTTTTGGTCATGAGATAGACGAAAATCTTTGGAATTGGGCTTATGTGGATAATCCAAATGGTAATCCAATAGTTTCTCTTTATTTTGACAATAGTAAACTTGTTGGGCATTATGCTGTGATACCTATCAAATTTACGCACAATCAAAAAACAATAGATGCGGTTCTTTCTATGACAACAATGGTTGATGCTAGCTATAGAAAATATGGTATTTTTGTAGAACAGGCAAATGATGTTTACGATAAAGCAGCCGAAATGGGCTATAAATTTGTATATGGTTTTCCAAATAAAAAGTCGGCTCCTGGCTTTAAAAAAAGGCTAGAATGGATAATTGATGATGGTATGTGCGTGTCTAGCCTATCTTATGATGATTTGCAACAAATAAAAACAAAAGAGCACTCAAGCTTAATATCGTTTGACATTGAAGATGAGGATAACTTAAATTGGCGATTAAATAAGCCAGGTTGTAGCTATTTTAGAAATGGTTCTAATATATTAAAAAAATTTGATGATAAAGTTGATATCGTTTTTAGTGGCACAAATTTTTCAACACTAGACCGTAATGGGAGATACAACTTATTGTTGCCTATTGGCTTTACTATCGGGAATAAAGAGTTTGATTATATTTTTGGATACAAGTTATTTGATTTTTCTTTAAATGGTGTTGATTTTAAAAAAGATTTAATTATGTCGGATATATTTTAA
- the neuB gene encoding N-acetylneuraminate synthase has protein sequence MSNRVFIIAEAGVNHNGDINLAKKLIDVAAKAGADAVKFQTFKAQNLVSKNAQKASYQKETTDKNESQFEMIKKLELDENTHKELIAYCKQKNITFLSTPFDSDSIKLLDELGLSTFKIPSGEITNLPYLRQIGELNKKIILSTGMANLGEVEAAIEALVKSGTKRENISLLHANTQYPTPMEDVNLKAMITLKNAFGLDVGYSDHTLGIEVDIAAVAMCAKIIEKHFTLDKSLPGPDHKASLEPDELAAMVRAIRNIELALGDGLKHFSKSESENIKIARKSIVAKRDIKKGEIFSEQNICVKRPGDGLNPMRWDEVIGQISQKDYKQDELI, from the coding sequence ATGTCAAATAGGGTTTTTATCATAGCTGAGGCTGGGGTTAATCACAATGGCGATATAAATTTAGCTAAAAAACTGATCGACGTGGCAGCCAAAGCTGGCGCTGATGCAGTGAAATTTCAAACCTTTAAGGCTCAAAATCTTGTTTCAAAAAACGCGCAAAAGGCTAGCTATCAAAAAGAAACTACCGATAAAAATGAAAGCCAGTTTGAGATGATAAAAAAGCTTGAACTAGATGAGAACACGCATAAAGAGCTCATAGCCTACTGCAAGCAAAAAAATATCACTTTTCTCTCAACACCTTTTGATAGTGACAGCATAAAGCTCCTTGATGAGCTGGGGCTTAGCACATTTAAGATCCCAAGTGGCGAGATAACGAATTTGCCTTATCTTAGGCAGATAGGTGAGCTTAATAAAAAGATCATTCTCTCAACCGGCATGGCAAATTTAGGCGAGGTGGAAGCTGCGATAGAAGCACTTGTAAAAAGTGGCACGAAACGTGAAAACATAAGCCTTCTTCATGCAAATACGCAGTATCCAACGCCAATGGAGGATGTAAATTTAAAGGCGATGATAACTCTTAAAAATGCCTTTGGTCTTGATGTCGGATATAGCGATCATACGCTTGGCATCGAGGTTGATATCGCAGCAGTTGCCATGTGTGCAAAGATCATAGAAAAGCACTTTACGCTTGATAAGAGCCTGCCCGGACCTGATCATAAGGCTAGCCTTGAGCCAGATGAGCTAGCGGCTATGGTTAGGGCTATTAGAAATATCGAGCTAGCACTTGGAGACGGACTAAAGCACTTTAGCAAAAGCGAGAGCGAAAATATCAAAATAGCTAGAAAGTCTATCGTGGCAAAACGAGATATAAAAAAGGGTGAAATTTTTAGCGAGCAAAATATCTGCGTAAAACGCCCAGGAGATGGCTTAAATCCTATGAGGTGGGATGAGGTGATCGGACAAATTTCACAAAAAGACTATAAACAAGATGAGTTGATATGA
- a CDS encoding NeuD/PglB/VioB family sugar acetyltransferase, which yields MQDIVLVGGGGHCKSVIDVIESEAKFNIIGIIDTAENIGKKVLGYEIIGSDDDLAEVFKLCKNAVVTVGQIKSSEPRKRLFTLLKEIGFILPTIISPLAYISKHACVAEGSVVMHHALINAGASVGKNCIINTKALVEHDATIGDHCHISTASVVNGGVVVQDGAFFGSNATSKEYIVIGENSIIGGGTSVMRNLEKNAFVKA from the coding sequence GTGCAAGATATAGTTTTAGTAGGTGGTGGCGGGCACTGCAAAAGTGTGATAGATGTCATCGAGAGCGAAGCTAAATTTAATATAATTGGTATCATAGATACGGCAGAAAATATTGGCAAAAAGGTACTTGGTTATGAGATTATTGGAAGTGATGATGATTTGGCTGAGGTTTTTAAGTTATGCAAAAATGCTGTGGTGACGGTTGGTCAGATAAAAAGCAGTGAGCCTAGAAAAAGACTGTTTACACTGCTAAAAGAAATAGGTTTCATACTTCCAACCATCATCTCACCACTTGCGTATATCTCAAAGCATGCATGTGTAGCTGAGGGAAGCGTGGTGATGCATCATGCCTTGATCAACGCTGGTGCAAGTGTCGGCAAAAACTGCATCATAAATACAAAGGCGCTTGTGGAGCATGACGCAACTATCGGCGATCATTGCCATATCTCAACAGCAAGTGTGGTAAATGGCGGCGTTGTTGTGCAAGATGGGGCATTCTTTGGCAGCAATGCAACCAGCAAAGAGTATATAGTGATAGGCGAAAATTCTATCATAGGCGGCGGAACTAGCGTGATGAGAAACTTGGAGAAAAACGCTTTTGTAAAGGCGTAA
- a CDS encoding LegC family aminotransferase — MKRCDFDEVLKFIKSTFGKGKVPLHEPKFIGNEKKYLLECIDSSFVSSVGKFVDEFESKLAKMVGAKFAVATTNGTSALHICLKLAGVEQNDEVITQPVTFIATCNAISYLFAKPVFVDVDLGTLGMSPASLSAFLEKNCELKGGKCVNKTSGRILRACVPMHTFGLPCKIDDIAEICKRWNIALVEDCAESLGSYYKGTHTGNFGKLAAMSFNGNKIVTSGGGGAIITNDEQIAKHAKFITTTAKVPHPFEYRHSEIGYNYRLPNLNAALLVAQLENLELFLKSKRELAMIYKEYFSKFDDVKFIDEPADARSNFWLNAVLFESREKRDEFLKFSNENGVFTRPIWQLMNELDMFKDCQRDELKNARFLSDRIVNIPSSARV, encoded by the coding sequence ATGAAAAGATGTGATTTTGACGAGGTTTTGAAATTTATAAAAAGCACCTTTGGCAAGGGCAAAGTCCCACTTCACGAGCCTAAATTTATAGGCAATGAGAAAAAATATCTACTTGAGTGCATCGACTCTAGCTTTGTCTCAAGTGTCGGCAAATTTGTCGATGAGTTTGAGAGCAAGCTAGCTAAAATGGTAGGTGCTAAATTTGCAGTCGCCACGACAAATGGCACCTCTGCGCTTCACATCTGCCTAAAACTAGCTGGCGTAGAGCAAAATGACGAAGTGATCACCCAGCCAGTTACTTTTATAGCCACTTGCAACGCCATTAGTTACCTTTTTGCAAAGCCGGTTTTTGTGGACGTTGATCTTGGCACACTCGGTATGTCGCCAGCGTCACTTAGTGCGTTTTTAGAGAAAAACTGCGAGCTAAAAGGCGGCAAATGTGTAAATAAAACTAGTGGCAGGATATTGCGAGCCTGCGTACCTATGCACACTTTTGGACTGCCTTGCAAGATAGATGATATAGCTGAAATTTGTAAGCGTTGGAACATCGCTTTAGTAGAAGACTGTGCCGAGAGCCTTGGCAGCTACTACAAAGGCACTCATACGGGGAATTTTGGCAAGCTTGCAGCGATGAGCTTTAATGGCAATAAGATCGTCACAAGTGGAGGTGGCGGAGCTATCATCACAAACGACGAGCAGATAGCAAAGCACGCTAAATTTATCACCACAACGGCCAAGGTGCCACATCCTTTTGAGTATCGCCACAGCGAGATCGGCTACAACTATCGCTTGCCAAATTTAAATGCAGCTCTGCTTGTGGCACAGCTTGAAAATTTGGAGCTATTTTTAAAAAGCAAACGCGAGCTTGCGATGATCTATAAAGAGTATTTTTCTAAATTTGATGATGTGAAATTTATAGATGAGCCAGCAGATGCTAGGTCAAATTTTTGGCTAAATGCGGTGCTTTTTGAAAGCCGTGAAAAGCGAGATGAGTTTTTGAAATTTAGTAATGAAAATGGTGTTTTTACGCGCCCTATCTGGCAGCTCATGAACGAGCTTGATATGTTTAAAGACTGCCAAAGAGATGAGCTAAAAAATGCTAGATTTCTAAGTGATAGGATAGTAAATATCCCAAGTAGCGCAAGAGTTTAG
- a CDS encoding UDP-N-acetylglucosamine 4,6-dehydratase, translating into MDILSLIGRTKNLFEDDINALDKDLKEIVSSSSFLVIGGAGSIGSAVTKEIFIRDPEKLYVVDISENNLVELVRDIRSEFGYINGDFKTFAIDVASAEFDALLAQSGGFDYVLNLSALKHVRSEKDPFTLMRMLETNILNTDKTLAQAFSMKSKKYFCVSTDKAANPVNLMGASKRIMEMFAFRHSLNIDVSMARFANVAFSDGSLLFGFQKRIEKFQPIVAPNDVRRYFLTPKESGELCLLSTIFGENRDIFFPKLDENLDLITFSEIAKRYLANLGYEPFLCENEEEARKLAKELPKDGFYPCLFAPSDTTGEKDYEEFFVDGERLDMQRLQNIGIVKNDANFDSKKLEIFKNNILNLKSSLAWSKEDVLREVFELIPNFMHKETGKYLDEKM; encoded by the coding sequence ATGGATATCTTAAGCTTAATAGGACGTACGAAAAATCTCTTTGAAGATGACATAAATGCACTTGATAAAGACTTAAAAGAGATAGTTTCAAGCTCAAGCTTTCTAGTTATCGGTGGGGCTGGCTCTATAGGCTCTGCTGTGACAAAAGAGATCTTTATAAGAGACCCCGAAAAACTCTACGTCGTTGATATCTCTGAAAACAACCTTGTTGAGCTAGTGCGTGACATAAGAAGTGAGTTTGGATATATAAATGGTGACTTTAAAACTTTTGCCATAGATGTTGCAAGTGCCGAGTTTGACGCACTTTTGGCACAAAGTGGTGGATTTGACTACGTGTTAAATTTATCAGCGCTAAAGCATGTTAGAAGTGAAAAAGATCCATTTACACTCATGAGGATGCTTGAAACAAATATCCTTAACACTGACAAAACGCTGGCTCAAGCCTTTAGTATGAAGTCAAAAAAATACTTTTGCGTTAGCACCGATAAGGCCGCAAATCCTGTAAATTTAATGGGAGCTAGCAAGCGCATCATGGAGATGTTTGCGTTTAGGCACTCTTTAAATATCGACGTCTCAATGGCTAGGTTTGCAAACGTGGCATTTAGCGACGGCTCACTTCTTTTTGGATTTCAAAAGCGCATAGAAAAATTTCAGCCTATAGTCGCCCCAAACGACGTCAGGCGCTACTTCCTAACGCCAAAAGAGAGCGGCGAGCTTTGTCTTTTAAGTACCATTTTTGGTGAAAATAGAGATATATTTTTCCCAAAACTAGATGAAAATTTAGACCTTATAACATTTAGCGAGATAGCCAAGCGCTACTTGGCTAATTTAGGATACGAGCCATTTTTATGTGAAAATGAGGAGGAGGCCAGAAAGCTTGCAAAAGAGCTTCCAAAAGATGGCTTTTACCCTTGCCTTTTTGCACCTAGTGACACGACTGGAGAGAAGGACTATGAGGAGTTTTTCGTTGACGGCGAAAGACTTGACATGCAAAGACTTCAAAATATCGGCATAGTCAAAAATGATGCAAATTTTGACAGCAAAAAGCTAGAAATTTTTAAAAACAATATCTTAAATTTAAAATCAAGCTTAGCATGGAGCAAAGAGGACGTTTTGCGCGAGGTCTTCGAACTCATACCAAATTTTATGCATAAAGAAACAGGAAAATATCTCGATGAAAAGATGTGA
- a CDS encoding class I SAM-dependent methyltransferase produces MLSFEDFKNMALDNSLNDNEKVGFPDIYRKGTEENIFPDILKKLNIKPDNEKTKIIMDIGCGCSGPVKSLIEYARQNNFTLYLIDSKEMLDNLPNEPFIIKITHEFPCDYDYEGLYSKVDYIIVYSVLHHVVYHANYLKFLDTCVELLKSGGGDY; encoded by the coding sequence ATGCTTAGTTTTGAGGATTTTAAGAATATGGCTTTGGACAATTCATTAAATGATAATGAAAAGGTTGGCTTTCCTGATATATATAGAAAAGGAACTGAAGAAAATATATTTCCAGATATTTTAAAAAAGTTAAACATTAAACCAGACAATGAAAAAACTAAAATTATAATGGATATAGGGTGTGGTTGCTCCGGTCCTGTAAAATCACTTATAGAATATGCTAGACAAAATAATTTTACTTTATATTTAATTGACTCAAAAGAGATGTTGGATAATTTGCCAAATGAGCCATTTATTATTAAAATTACTCATGAATTTCCATGTGATTACGATTACGAAGGCTTATATTCAAAAGTGGACTATATTATTGTTTACTCTGTTTTGCATCATGTCGTATATCATGCTAACTATTTAAAATTTTTAGATACTTGCGTAGAGCTCTTAAAGAGTGGGGGGGGAGACTATTGA